The region GCGGGCGCCGGCACGCTGTTGGGCACGGCCTCGACGCGTACTCCGGGCAGTCGCAGCGTCCGGCGGTAGGTACGGGCATCGGCCTCGGTGACGGTGGTGACCGCGTCGAGGCGCGGATAGGCGCTGCGCAGCGCCAGCTTGAGCGCCCTGCTGTGGGTGTCCAGGGTGAGGTGCTCCTGGCCTATCCGGACCGGGCCGCGGCGCGCCTGCTTGGCGATGTGCACATTGAGTCCGGGCCGGGTGCCGACCACCACGTCCGTCTCGATCCGGCGCAGATGCTGGGCTATTCGGCGGTCGGTGAGCTCGCTGTACTGGCCGAAACGGTTCTCGGCGGCGGGAAATATCCTGGCGGGACGGGCGTGCGCGGGGTCCGCGCCCTCGTAGCCGGGGCTGTTCTCCCTGATGTCCACGAGATGCCGCAGCGCGACCCGCGGACCGAGGTCGAAGACCGGGTCGTCGCGGTGGCGCAGTACGGACACGATCTCGACGTCGTGCTGCTCGGCGAGCGTTCGCGCGAGGTTGAACGTCGTCCGGATCGTCCCCCCGATGCCGTAGGCATTATGAATCAGGAATGAGATGTGCATCCGTCCCCGTGTCCCCTGGTCTTCCGGTCGTTCTGGTCTCCCCGTGGGCCGCGTCGCACCCCCCTCCCGATGGCGCGACGCGGCCCCCTGCTGACCGGTAGGACCGCGAATTGGGGTTCCTGGTTGGGCCTTTCGCCAAGTTGTTCCGCAAAAGTTAGGTCATCGGTAGCCGCGGCACGGAACCTCCCGGGTCCAAACCCCCTCCACCTTGCCGGGCGACCAGGCCTTCCGCCGGACCGGGCAGGGCCGCCGGACGCCGCCCCGGCCCTGCCGGACTCCGGCTGTCCGACCGTCAGTCGTCGTACGCAGGCCGGGAGTGCGACTTCTTCGGCGCCCGCGGGAGCCGGAGCTTGACGCCGGCCGGCAGTCTGCTGGGGTCGGGGCCGATGGTGGAGCGGTTGGCGCTGTACAGCGCCCGCCAGCCACCCTTCACGTGGTACTTCTCGGCGATCTCGCCGAGCGTCTCCCCGCGCCGTACGACATGGGTCCGGGCGGGCGGGATCAGCCCGTAGCGCTGGGCGCACTCGGGCCAGGCGCCCCACCCCTGGGCGGCCTGCACCCTCTTCGCGATCTTGATCTGCTCGCCGCGGCTGGCGAGGTCGGCCCGCTCCGCGAAGTCCAGGCCACCGAAGGCCTCCCAGGTGGGCTGCCAGAACTGCAGCCCGCCGTAGAAGGTGTTGCCGGTGTTGATGTGCCAGTCCCCGCTGCTCTCGCAGTCGGCGAGGCAGCCCCAGGGCCACTGGTCGGCGGCGCAGGCGTGCGAGGCCTTGCCGCCCCCGCCGTCGCCGCCCGCGCCGTCGGCGACGGCGTCGCCCGGCAGGCACAGCACCAGG is a window of Streptomyces caniferus DNA encoding:
- a CDS encoding LysM peptidoglycan-binding domain-containing protein codes for the protein MSDNSSAPRRFVGSVGLLTAAAAALVLCLPGDAVADGAGGDGGGGKASHACAADQWPWGCLADCESSGDWHINTGNTFYGGLQFWQPTWEAFGGLDFAERADLASRGEQIKIAKRVQAAQGWGAWPECAQRYGLIPPARTHVVRRGETLGEIAEKYHVKGGWRALYSANRSTIGPDPSRLPAGVKLRLPRAPKKSHSRPAYDD